A window of uncultured Fusobacterium sp. genomic DNA:
GAATAACCAATAGTTTTTAAATATCCACTTATCTTAGTTGTCGCTACTATTCCTATTGCCATAGGGAATGTAAGTCCAGCAAATGCTGGAGAAAATCCAAATGAGAAAAATTTAGGTAACTTATAAATTATAAAAATAAGTGCTAAGAGTACACAGATATATAGGTATCCTAGTAGATAAATATTAGGATTTTTTACGCTGTTTAGATAGCTCACTGTACATAGAGAGCTAGGGGCTAGTACAATAGCTTGGGTATGATAAAAAATATCTTTTAACTCATGCTTTATTAAACGATAAATCATAAAAGGAATGATTAAAGTGAATACTGCTATTCCATAGTAAGTTACAATCTTTAGAATAGTTGGCTCTTTCATCACTCCACCTATAACTACTGATACCATTATACCATTGTAAGTAACAAAATAACTAGGGACAAATGTATCAATATTAAAATCCTTTACTATATTTCTATAAGTAAAGATAAGAATATGTAAAGTGTGTAATCCTAAACCTAATGACCAGAATAACTTTCCTATTGCTGAACTAAAATCGAATATATAGCTGCCAAGTATCATCATAAGCATAGCAAATCCAGCATATAAGCTACTAGGAACAGTTGTTTTGTACTCTGATTTACAAGTTTCAAATACTAGAAAAATTCTAACTAAATATATCAACCAAATTACAAGAGCAGAAATCATAGTAATATGACGTACTATTGGAAACCCTTGAGCTAGATATACATTAGAAAGTGTACAAGCTCCTACCATTGTAGGAAGTAAAGGAACAGGCATTTTTTTCAGTCTGTCTATCATTAATTATTTCACCTCATCATAAGTAAATTCAAAATTCTCTGTTGTATGGAAAAAATCAGAGTAATCTATATCAAACAATCTCTTTTTGACCTTAGACACATCTATTTTTAGACGTATAAGTTGTGTCAATATCCCAGCATAAGAGAGGTCTCCCTGTAGTATAGCTCCATGGATAACTCCATCTTTGTGGATAATTTTTTTATAGTTACCAAGATTATCTAAATCTATCTCTTCAATATAGCTTTCATCATAGCCAGAAGTTATACCTAAAGACATAGTAGGAATACCTAAAAAATTCATAGTAGCCTTACTAGCAAAAAAGTCGTCCATAGATTTTTCTATTCCACTCATATTGTAAGCAGCTATGATACCTTCCTTTACAGCCACTGGCCAGATAGGAGCTCTTCCACTGACATCTCCAGCTCCATAGATATTAGGGATATTAGTTTCTCCCTTTTCATCAAATAGAAGTCCCTTATTGTCACAGCTTACATCACTCTCTTTTAAGAACTCTATATTACTTCTAATACCAGCAGCACTTATAAGTAAATCACAAGGAAGAATCTTACCATTTTTTAATACCACACTTTTTACTACTCCATTTTCACTTCCTACTAGTGCTATACCATTGCTGTAATACTGTTTTAGTCCCTCTTTTTCAAAAGCTTTCTCATATACTGTAGCACTATGTTTGTCTAGCTGGATAGGTAACATTCTATCTCCCATTTCAACTAAATAAAGATTTTTATTTTTATGAAGTAATCCAGCAGCAACATCTATTCCTACAAGTCCCCCTCCCATAATTACAATATCTTTTACATGGGGAAGTAATTTTTCAATCTCTTCAACATCTTCAAAGTTTCTAAATCCTACAATATTTTTTACTCCCTCTATTCCCATTATTTTAGGGATAAAAGAGTGAGCACCAGAAGCTATTAGAAGTTTATCATAGTCAACCTCTTCTCCATTATCTAATTTTACCTTTTGTGAA
This region includes:
- a CDS encoding TDT family transporter → MIDRLKKMPVPLLPTMVGACTLSNVYLAQGFPIVRHITMISALVIWLIYLVRIFLVFETCKSEYKTTVPSSLYAGFAMLMMILGSYIFDFSSAIGKLFWSLGLGLHTLHILIFTYRNIVKDFNIDTFVPSYFVTYNGIMVSVVIGGVMKEPTILKIVTYYGIAVFTLIIPFMIYRLIKHELKDIFYHTQAIVLAPSSLCTVSYLNSVKNPNIYLLGYLYICVLLALIFIIYKLPKFFSFGFSPAFAGLTFPMAIGIVATTKISGYLKTIGYSDLATFLTQLSGIQIYLTSGIIFYVLLNMFIWIRKD
- a CDS encoding FAD-dependent oxidoreductase, whose translation is MRFVVIGASAAGINAIRKLRELNPNSEITLISKDKDIYSRCILYHHLKGIRDLKKLSFVEENFIEKNRVEWIKGKEIIDLDTVSQKVKLDNGEEVDYDKLLIASGAHSFIPKIMGIEGVKNIVGFRNFEDVEEIEKLLPHVKDIVIMGGGLVGIDVAAGLLHKNKNLYLVEMGDRMLPIQLDKHSATVYEKAFEKEGLKQYYSNGIALVGSENGVVKSVVLKNGKILPCDLLISAAGIRSNIEFLKESDVSCDNKGLLFDEKGETNIPNIYGAGDVSGRAPIWPVAVKEGIIAAYNMSGIEKSMDDFFASKATMNFLGIPTMSLGITSGYDESYIEEIDLDNLGNYKKIIHKDGVIHGAILQGDLSYAGILTQLIRLKIDVSKVKKRLFDIDYSDFFHTTENFEFTYDEVK